TTGATGGCGATTGCCATTCCGGTGCAGATCCAGGCGCTGACCGATTCGACGCTGCTGGTTGGTCTGGCGGTGACGCTGGCCGGCGGCGGCATGTTTGCCGGTCTGCTGATGGGCGGCGTCCTGGCCGACCGCTATGAGCGCCGTCGCCTGATCCTGTTTGCCCGCTCCACCTGCGGCGTCGGCTTTGTCGGCATGTGCCTCAATGCGGCGCTGCCGGAGCCGTCGCTGACGGCGATTTACCTGCTGGCGGTGTGGGACGGCTTCTTCGGTGCGGTGGGCGTCACGGCGCTGCTGGCGGCGACGCCGGCGCTGGTCGGCCGTGAAAATATCGTACAGGCCGGCGCCATCAGCATGCTGACGGTTCGCTTTGGTTCGATTCTCTCACCGGCGGCGGGCGGTCTGCTGATCGCCCACGCGGGAGTGGCCTGGAACTACGGGCTGGCGGCGCTTGGCACGCTGCTGACGCTGGTTCCGTTGCTGCGTCTGCCGCAGCTGCCGCCGCCGGAGCAGCCGCGCGAACACCCGCTGAAGGCGCTGGCCGGCGGTTTCTCCTTCCTGTTCCAGAATAAAGTGATTGGCATGGTGGCGCTGATCGGCGCGCTGCTGACCATGGCCAGCGCGGTGCGCATCCTGTATCCGGCGCTGGCCGGCAGTTGGGGCGTTGACGCTTCGCAACTGGGCTTTATGTATGCCGCCGTGCCGCTGGGCGCCGCCCTCGGCGCCTTCACCAGCGGCCGGGTGGCGCAGGTGGCGCGGCCGGGCTGGATGATGCTGCTGACCGCCATCGCTGCCTTTATCGCCGTCGGCCTGTTTGGCCTGATGCCGTGGTACGGCCTGGCGCTGGCGTGTCTGGTGGCCTTTGGCTATCTGAGCGCGCTGAATTCCCTGCTGCAGTACGGGCTGATTCAGAACCTGACGCCGGATGCGTTCCTTGGCCGCGTCAACGGCCTGTGGACCGCGCAGAACGTGGTGGGCGACGCGCTGGGCGCGCTGCTGCTGGGGGCGATGGGGGCGTTTATGCTGCCGGCCATGACCTCGACCGGCTTCGGCTTCGGTGCGGCGCTGCTGGGCGTGGTGCTGCTGTTGGTGATGGGCAGTTTGCGGCGGGTAACGCGCAGCGAACCGGAGGCGACCCTCCAGCCCGCTGTGGCGCAGACTAGCGGGAAGTAAAGCGTTTTTCCAACAGCGTCAGCAGGTTGCTGGCGCTGTAGTAGTCCAGACGGAAGGTTTCGTTGCCGAGCGCATAGACCTGTTTATTTTGCACCGCCGGCAGCTGCGCCAGAAATTTATTATTCACCAGACGCTGTACGTCATTCTCGTCATTGGCGAACAGCAGCAGCGTCTGGCCATTCAGCCCCGCCGCCAGACTCTCTCCCGACAGTTGAACAATATCTTCACGCGAGCCTTGGCTGGTGCTGGTGTGCAGGTTGGCCGGCGGCTGCGCCAGGGTGAACCCCAGCTGCTGCAGCATTTTCCCCTGTGAGGATTCGCCGGTCCACAGGTTGGCGGCTTTGCCGTCCTGACGGAAAACCAGGGCGGAGACCGGCTGCGGCGGCAGCGTGATGTGCTGCTTCAGCGCCTGTTCGCGGGCGGCGAAGTCGGCGGTCAGTTTCTCGGCCTGGGCGTCGCGCCCGGTGGCATAACCCAGCTCTTTCGCCAGCTCCTGCCAGCTTTTATCGTCATAGTTGACCACCAGCACCGGCGCGATGACGGACAGCTGGTCATACAGCTGCAGCGCGGAGTCGCCGCCGGTGGCGGAAATCACAATCAGGTCCGGCGCTTCGCCGGCAATGCTTTCGGCATTGGGCTCGCCGACATACAGACGTTTCACGCCGCGCTGTGTGGCGATCTTTCCCCACTGCAGGAAGAAGCCTTGCTTATCGGTAAAGCGCCCGTTGGGGTTGGTGGCGCCGCTGGCGATCACCGGGGCGTCAATCGCCAGCAGGGTGCCGGTCAGGGTCACGCTGGTGGAAACGATGCGCGTCGGGGGCTGCTTGAGGGTGACGGGGCCGTGGGAGGTTTCAATCGTGCGGGGCCACTGTGGGGAAGCCGCCTGTGCTGCTGAGATGGCCAATAACGCCAGCCCCAAAAGCAGGATCTTCTTCATCCGGGTAATCCTTGTTGGTGTCGTTGACGAGCCTGACTCGCCGTTAAATGCGAAAAGCTTAATGGTTATCATTTATCTAGAGAATACCACAACGTTTATACCATGATTATCAGGGTAAAGAAGTGTTTACGTTTATTGACATAGCCAGAGACGGAGGGTAATTTAGCGCCACGAAACACAAATGATAATCATTATTATATTGGTTATTATTGGCGAATAACAGAGGGCGTACCCATGGATACAGCCGTGAATGGTGCTCAGCAGAAGGCACCGCACGCGAAAGAGAACGAACAGGCGCAATTCGGTGTCGATCCGGCGTCAGGCTTCTTTTTCACATCACCTTTTCGCAGCCTGACGACGCAAGGGTGCTTTGCCACTATCACCCTGCCGGCCGCCGGCGGTGATGATATCAACGGCGAGTTTCAGCAGGCCGTGCGTCACGCCTTTGACGACGCGCGGCTGGCCGGCATAAAAAAGCCGGTGCTGTGCGGCGCGATCCCGTTTGATACCCGCCAGCCGTCGTCGCTGTTTATTCCGCAGCATACCCAGTGGTTTGATCGCGAAGCCTTTATGGCGGCGCAGCCGGCGGCCGACGCCGACGGCCCGGAAATTGACGCCCTGAATGAACTGCCGGCGCAGGCGCCCTTTATGCAGATGGTCAGCGACGCCGTGGCGGCAACCGCCAGCGGCGAGCTGGATAAGGTGGTGCTGTCGCGCCTGCTGGAAATCGAAACCCGGCAGCCGGTCGACCGCCAGGCGCTGATGGCGCGCATTATCGCGCAGAACCCGAACGGCTTTCATTTCCATGTGCCGCTGGAAGACGGGGCGCTGCTGGGCGCCAGCCCGGAACTGCTGCTGCGTAAGTCCGGCGCGCAGTTCTATTCCAACCCGCTGGCCGGCTCCGCCCGACGCGACGCCGATCCGCAGCGCGACCGTGAGGTGAGCGAGCAGCTGCTGGCGTCGAGCAAAGATAACGTCGAGCACGATTTTGTCACCGAAGGCATGCGCCAGGTGCTGACCGGCCGCTGCCGCTACCTGAATATCCCGACGGCTCCCGAACTGCTGAGCACCACCACGCTGTGGCATCTGTCGACGCCGATCGATGGCGAAGTGGACTGCCGCCGGGAGAATGCGCTGTCGCTGGCCTGCCTGCTGCACCCTACGCCGGCGCTGTGCGGCACGCCGACGCTGAAAGCGCGCGATCTGATTGCCGAACTGGAGCCTTTTGACCGCGACCTGTTCGGCGGCATCGTCGGCTGGTGCGACGCCGAAGGCAACGGCGAGTGGGTGGTCACCATCCGCTGCGGCACCGTGCAGGGTCGCCGGGTGCGCCTGTTTGCCGGCGCCGGCATCGTTAAAGATTCTTCGCCGGAGTCTGAATGGCATGAAACCGGCACCAAGCTCAGCACCATTTTGCGTGCGTTTGGATTGAACCAAGGATAACAACACCATGAGTATTGCATTTACCCCGTGGCCGGCCGAGTTTGCCCAGCGCTACCGCGACCGCGGCTACTGGATCGACCAACCGCTGACCGACATTCTCGATCGCCAGGCGGACAGCGACGCGACCGCGCTGGTCGACGCCGAGGGCAGCCTGAGCTATCGCCAGCTGCATCAACAGTCAGATCGCCTGGCCGCCGCACTGCTGCGCCGCGGTATTCAGCCGGGGGAAACCGCCCTGGTGCAGTTGGGCAACGTGGTGGAATTTTATGTCACCTTCTTCGCCCTGCTGAAAATTGGCGTGGCGCCGGTCAATGCGCTGTTCAGTCACCAGCGCAGCGAACTGAGCGCCTACGCCGAGCAAATCAAACCGGCGGTGCTGATTGCCGACAGCAAACACGCGCTGTTCGGCAATGACGATTTTCTGGCGACCTTCCGGGCGCAGCACCCGTCGCTGCGCGTGGTGGCGCTGCGCAGCCAGGCGCAGGGCGAACAGTCGCTGGCGGCGATGCTGGCGGAAGAGCGCGGCGATTTCCGCGCGACGCCGTCTGCGGCCGACCAGGTGGCGTTTTTCCAGCTGTCCGGCGGCAGCACCGGCACGCCGAAACTGATTCCGCGTACCCACAATGATTACTACTACAGCATTCGCCGCAGCGTAGAGGTGTGCCGTTTTGACGGCGAGACGCGTTACCTTTGCGCGCTGCCGGTGGCGCATAACTACCCGATGAGCTCGCCGGGCGTGCTGGGCGTATTTTATGCCGCCGGTCAGGTGGTGTTCGCCGCGGATCCGGACGCCGGCCAGTGCTTCAAACTGATTGAGCAGCATCAGATTAACGTCACCGCGCTGGTGCCGCCGGCGGTCACGTTGTGGCTGCAGGCGATTGAAGAGTGGGGCGGCAACGCGCCGCTCGCCAGCCTGAAGCTGCTGCAGGTCGGCGGCGCCAAGCTGGGCGAAAGCCTGGCGGCGCGCATTCCGGCGGAGATTGGCTGCCAGCTGCAGCAGGTGTTCGGCATGGCGGAAGGGCTGGTGAACTATACCCAACTGGACGATGACGATCGCCATATCCTCACCACGCAGGGCTGCCCGATGTCGCCGGACGACGAAGTCTGGGTGGCTGATGACGACGGTAATCCGCTGCCGGCCGGCCAGGTCGGTCGCCTGATGACGCGCGGCCCGTACACCTTCCGCGGTTACTACCAGAGCCCGGCGCACAATGCCGACGCGTTCGACGCCGACGGTTTCTACTGTTCCGGCGATCTGATCCGCATGACCGAAGACGGCTATATCTGCGTGGAAGGGCGACAAAAAGACCAGATTAACCGCGGCGGCGAGAAGATCGCGGCGGAAGAGATCGAAAACCTGCTGCTGCGTCATGGTGCGGTGATTAACGCCGCG
The nucleotide sequence above comes from Serratia rhizosphaerae. Encoded proteins:
- the entS gene encoding enterobactin transporter EntS, whose product is MSKPSILLDFGLLKTNQAFRAVFCARFISILALGLMAIAIPVQIQALTDSTLLVGLAVTLAGGGMFAGLLMGGVLADRYERRRLILFARSTCGVGFVGMCLNAALPEPSLTAIYLLAVWDGFFGAVGVTALLAATPALVGRENIVQAGAISMLTVRFGSILSPAAGGLLIAHAGVAWNYGLAALGTLLTLVPLLRLPQLPPPEQPREHPLKALAGGFSFLFQNKVIGMVALIGALLTMASAVRILYPALAGSWGVDASQLGFMYAAVPLGAALGAFTSGRVAQVARPGWMMLLTAIAAFIAVGLFGLMPWYGLALACLVAFGYLSALNSLLQYGLIQNLTPDAFLGRVNGLWTAQNVVGDALGALLLGAMGAFMLPAMTSTGFGFGAALLGVVLLLVMGSLRRVTRSEPEATLQPAVAQTSGK
- the fepB gene encoding Fe2+-enterobactin ABC transporter substrate-binding protein; amino-acid sequence: MKKILLLGLALLAISAAQAASPQWPRTIETSHGPVTLKQPPTRIVSTSVTLTGTLLAIDAPVIASGATNPNGRFTDKQGFFLQWGKIATQRGVKRLYVGEPNAESIAGEAPDLIVISATGGDSALQLYDQLSVIAPVLVVNYDDKSWQELAKELGYATGRDAQAEKLTADFAAREQALKQHITLPPQPVSALVFRQDGKAANLWTGESSQGKMLQQLGFTLAQPPANLHTSTSQGSREDIVQLSGESLAAGLNGQTLLLFANDENDVQRLVNNKFLAQLPAVQNKQVYALGNETFRLDYYSASNLLTLLEKRFTSR
- a CDS encoding isochorismate synthase; the protein is MDTAVNGAQQKAPHAKENEQAQFGVDPASGFFFTSPFRSLTTQGCFATITLPAAGGDDINGEFQQAVRHAFDDARLAGIKKPVLCGAIPFDTRQPSSLFIPQHTQWFDREAFMAAQPAADADGPEIDALNELPAQAPFMQMVSDAVAATASGELDKVVLSRLLEIETRQPVDRQALMARIIAQNPNGFHFHVPLEDGALLGASPELLLRKSGAQFYSNPLAGSARRDADPQRDREVSEQLLASSKDNVEHDFVTEGMRQVLTGRCRYLNIPTAPELLSTTTLWHLSTPIDGEVDCRRENALSLACLLHPTPALCGTPTLKARDLIAELEPFDRDLFGGIVGWCDAEGNGEWVVTIRCGTVQGRRVRLFAGAGIVKDSSPESEWHETGTKLSTILRAFGLNQG
- a CDS encoding (2,3-dihydroxybenzoyl)adenylate synthase, with protein sequence MSIAFTPWPAEFAQRYRDRGYWIDQPLTDILDRQADSDATALVDAEGSLSYRQLHQQSDRLAAALLRRGIQPGETALVQLGNVVEFYVTFFALLKIGVAPVNALFSHQRSELSAYAEQIKPAVLIADSKHALFGNDDFLATFRAQHPSLRVVALRSQAQGEQSLAAMLAEERGDFRATPSAADQVAFFQLSGGSTGTPKLIPRTHNDYYYSIRRSVEVCRFDGETRYLCALPVAHNYPMSSPGVLGVFYAAGQVVFAADPDAGQCFKLIEQHQINVTALVPPAVTLWLQAIEEWGGNAPLASLKLLQVGGAKLGESLAARIPAEIGCQLQQVFGMAEGLVNYTQLDDDDRHILTTQGCPMSPDDEVWVADDDGNPLPAGQVGRLMTRGPYTFRGYYQSPAHNADAFDADGFYCSGDLIRMTEDGYICVEGRQKDQINRGGEKIAAEEIENLLLRHGAVINAALVSMPDALMGEKSCAYFIAGEALKPVVLRRHLREQGVAEFKLPDRFVQVESLPLTAVGKVDKKLLRQRLLEAQQATQVQGD